A window of the Cytophagaceae bacterium genome harbors these coding sequences:
- the nuoF gene encoding NADH-quinone oxidoreductase subunit NuoF, which produces MASDIKILTDKINIPGIETFEVYRKNGGYAAVEKAIKKMSPDEIVEEVKKSGIRGRGGAGFPMGMKWSFLAKPEGIPRYLVCNGDESEPGTFKDHYLMKNIPHLLIEGMIVSSFALGANKSFIYVRGELMYVIRILEKAIEEAKNAGFLGKNILGSGYDLELVVQPGGGAYICGEETALLESLEGKRGNPRNKPPFPAIKGLYQSPTVVNNVESIATTSWIINHGGDEYAKLGIGRSTGTKLISASGHVKKPGVYEIELGLPVEEFIYSDQYLGGIREGHQLKAVVAGGSSVPILPANLIMKTANGEPRLMSYESLSDGGFATGTMLGSGGFIAMDETTCIVRNTWNFSRFYHHESCGQCSPCREGTGWMEKVLHKIEHGHGKMSDIDLLVDVAKRIEGNTICPLGDAAAWPVGSAIRHFRDEFEWHITHPHEATQKGAVFMNKSILV; this is translated from the coding sequence ATGGCTTCAGATATTAAAATATTAACCGACAAAATCAACATTCCGGGAATTGAAACTTTCGAAGTTTACCGTAAAAACGGTGGCTATGCCGCTGTGGAGAAGGCAATAAAGAAAATGTCCCCCGATGAAATTGTTGAAGAAGTAAAGAAATCGGGAATCAGAGGTCGTGGGGGTGCAGGTTTTCCTATGGGAATGAAATGGAGTTTTCTTGCTAAACCTGAAGGTATTCCCAGATATCTAGTTTGTAATGGTGATGAATCTGAACCAGGAACATTTAAAGATCATTATTTGATGAAAAACATTCCTCACTTATTAATTGAGGGTATGATTGTATCGAGTTTTGCTCTGGGAGCCAACAAATCATTTATATATGTCAGGGGTGAACTCATGTATGTGATAAGGATTTTAGAGAAAGCCATAGAAGAAGCTAAAAATGCAGGTTTTCTTGGAAAAAACATATTGGGTTCAGGTTATGATCTGGAGTTGGTAGTACAACCTGGTGGGGGTGCTTATATTTGTGGAGAGGAAACCGCTCTGCTCGAATCACTGGAGGGAAAACGTGGAAATCCAAGAAACAAGCCTCCATTTCCAGCAATAAAAGGCCTTTATCAATCCCCTACAGTTGTAAATAATGTAGAATCAATTGCTACTACATCCTGGATTATTAATCACGGAGGAGATGAATATGCAAAACTGGGTATAGGTAGAAGTACGGGAACTAAACTTATTTCCGCTTCAGGTCATGTAAAAAAGCCCGGAGTGTATGAAATTGAGTTGGGATTGCCAGTCGAAGAATTTATCTATTCTGATCAATATTTAGGCGGAATAAGGGAAGGACATCAACTGAAAGCAGTAGTTGCCGGAGGATCTTCTGTACCTATTTTACCTGCCAACCTCATAATGAAAACTGCAAATGGTGAACCGAGGTTAATGTCCTACGAATCCCTCTCCGATGGTGGATTTGCGACAGGTACAATGCTGGGATCAGGAGGTTTTATTGCAATGGATGAAACTACCTGTATCGTAAGAAATACCTGGAATTTTTCACGTTTTTACCATCATGAGTCTTGCGGGCAATGTTCTCCATGCCGCGAAGGTACCGGTTGGATGGAAAAAGTATTGCATAAAATAGAGCATGGCCATGGAAAAATGTCAGATATTGACTTGTTGGTAGATGTGGCCAAACGAATTGAGGGGAACACTATATGTCCATTGGGTGATGCAGCTGCGTGGCCGGTAGGAAGTGCAATAAGACATTTCAGAGATGAATTTGAATGGCATATTACCCATCCTCACGAAGCTACTCAAAAAGGTGCGGTTTTTATGAATAAAAGCATTCTGGTTTAA